One genomic window of Equus caballus isolate H_3958 breed thoroughbred chromosome 6, TB-T2T, whole genome shotgun sequence includes the following:
- the CCDC184 gene encoding coiled-coil domain-containing protein 184, whose translation MEDGLLEIMTKDGGEMPAPLEVSTVPAVGDVISGEYNGGMKELMEHLKAQLQALFEDVRAMRGALDEQASHIQVLSDDVCANQRAIVSMCRIMTIAPRQGGLGVVGGKGSFPGVPQETETPSPGIGDGGLLGRDPEDEEDDDEEEKEMPRSATPTSHCERPESPSAGLLVGDGPLVEPLDLPDITLLQLEGEASL comes from the coding sequence ATGGAGGACGGTCTGCTGGAGATCATGACCAAGGACGGCGGCGAAATGCCGGCACCTCTGGAGGTGTCCACCGTGCCGGCCGTGGGGGACGTGATCTCCGGGGAGTACAACGGCGGCATGAAGGAACTGATGGAGCACCTGAAGGCCCAGCTGCAGGCCCTGTTTGAGGACGTGAGAGCCATGCGGGGGGCCCTGGACGAGCAGGCCTCTCACATCCAGGTGCTCTCGGACGACGTGTGCGCCAACCAGCGGGCCATCGTCTCCATGTGCCGGATTATGACCATCGCGCCCCGCCAGGGCGGCCTGGGCGTGGTCGGCGGCAAGGGGAGCTTCCCGGGGGTCCCCCAAGAGACGGAAACCCCTTCGCCTGGGATCGGGGACGGCGGTTTACTGGGTCGCGATCCTGAGGACGAGGAGGACGACGAcgaagaagagaaggagatgcCCAGGTCCGCCACACCCACTAGTCACTGTGAGCGCCCCGAGAGCCCCTCTGCTGGTCTCCTTGTGGGGGACGGGCCACTTGTGGAGCCCCTCGATCTGCCCGACATCACCCTGCTGCAGCTGGAGGGCGAGGCCTCTCTGTGA